A window of Formosa sp. Hel1_31_208 contains these coding sequences:
- a CDS encoding SDR family oxidoreductase, whose product MYDNKYHNEDLSQLSFLVTGGGGFIGSNIVEYLLKYDAKKVRVLDDFSNGHRENLTEFHNHPAFELIVGDIRDLQTCKAAMDGIDYVSHQAALGSVPRSINDPATTNAVNISGFLNMMIALKDTPTVKRMVYAASSSTYGDSKVLPKVEDEIGKPLSPYAVTKYVNELYADVFGTTYDTDVIGFRYFNVFGPKQSPDGAYAAVIPLFMQALVDNASPQINGDGEQTRDFTFVDNAVQANIRGFFASEKAKNQVFNVACGERISVNYLWNALKESANSKVEAVHGPPRQGDVRDSLADISKAQKLLGYEPQFTVKEGLRITWDAFHK is encoded by the coding sequence ATGTACGACAATAAATACCACAATGAAGATTTAAGTCAGTTATCATTTTTAGTAACAGGAGGCGGTGGGTTTATCGGTTCCAATATCGTTGAATACCTCTTAAAATATGACGCTAAGAAAGTGCGTGTTTTGGATGATTTTTCAAACGGTCATCGCGAAAACTTAACGGAGTTTCACAATCATCCAGCTTTTGAACTTATTGTTGGTGATATTAGAGATTTGCAAACCTGTAAAGCGGCGATGGATGGTATCGATTATGTGTCTCATCAAGCAGCTCTAGGTTCTGTGCCGCGTTCTATTAATGATCCAGCAACCACCAATGCGGTGAATATTTCTGGGTTTTTAAATATGATGATTGCACTTAAAGACACTCCAACGGTTAAACGTATGGTCTATGCCGCTTCAAGTTCAACCTATGGTGATAGCAAAGTGTTGCCTAAGGTAGAAGATGAAATTGGCAAGCCCTTGTCACCTTATGCGGTGACCAAGTACGTCAATGAATTGTACGCCGATGTCTTCGGAACAACCTATGATACCGATGTCATTGGCTTTCGATATTTTAATGTCTTCGGACCAAAACAAAGCCCTGATGGTGCTTATGCTGCGGTCATTCCGTTATTTATGCAAGCTTTAGTTGATAACGCCTCACCTCAAATTAATGGGGACGGTGAGCAAACGCGAGATTTTACCTTTGTAGATAATGCGGTGCAAGCCAATATACGTGGGTTTTTCGCCTCTGAAAAGGCAAAGAACCAAGTGTTTAATGTGGCCTGTGGCGAGCGGATTAGCGTGAATTATTTATGGAATGCGTTAAAGGAATCTGCCAATTCTAAGGTAGAGGCGGTGCATGGGCCACCGCGACAAGGCGACGTGCGCGACTCCTTAGCTGATATTTCTAAAGCACAAAAATTATTGGGTTATGAACCACAATTTACGGTGAAAGAAGGGCTTAGAATCACTTGGGACGCTTTTCATAAATAG
- a CDS encoding nucleotide sugar dehydrogenase yields MDTHKKITILGLGYVGLPLAVEFAKKYMVVGFDINAARIAELKNGVDKTLEVENEDLSAVLTSNPKAEKGLLISNDAGDIQDSTIYIVTVPTPTDALNKPVFTPLVKASESVGKVLKNGDIVIYESTVYPGVTEDICVPILAEHSGLEFNKDFFAGYSPERINPGDKKHTVTKILKVTSGSTPEIAKRVDDLYKSIITAGTHSAPSIKVAEAAKVIENSQRDINIAFVNELSKIFRLLDIDTKAVLEAAGTKWNFINFTPGLVGGHCIGVDPYYLAQKAIESGYNPEIILAGRKMNDSMGGYVAQETVKLMIKKGARIKDSKVLILGITFKENCPDIRNSRVIDIIKEFETYNVTIDVYDPWASKEEVQHEYNFELLEDASKLQTDYDAIVLAVSHKEFLELNLKELKSDIGVVFDVKSLLPKDAVDARL; encoded by the coding sequence ATGGATACGCATAAAAAAATAACAATACTCGGACTTGGCTATGTGGGTTTGCCGCTAGCCGTTGAATTTGCTAAAAAGTATATGGTCGTTGGTTTTGATATTAACGCGGCTCGCATTGCTGAACTCAAAAACGGTGTGGATAAGACCCTAGAAGTGGAAAATGAAGATTTAAGTGCAGTGTTGACCTCAAATCCAAAGGCTGAAAAAGGGCTATTGATTTCCAATGATGCTGGCGATATCCAAGATTCTACAATTTATATTGTTACGGTTCCAACGCCTACCGATGCCTTAAATAAACCCGTGTTTACACCCTTGGTAAAAGCGAGTGAAAGTGTGGGTAAGGTGCTTAAAAATGGAGATATTGTGATTTATGAATCTACTGTATATCCTGGAGTCACCGAAGATATTTGTGTGCCAATTTTGGCAGAGCACTCCGGATTAGAATTTAATAAAGATTTCTTTGCAGGCTATTCTCCAGAGCGTATCAATCCGGGAGATAAAAAGCACACAGTGACTAAGATTTTAAAAGTGACCTCAGGATCTACGCCAGAAATCGCTAAAAGAGTCGATGATCTCTATAAATCAATTATAACAGCAGGAACCCATTCGGCACCGTCCATAAAAGTTGCTGAAGCTGCTAAAGTTATCGAGAACTCGCAACGTGATATTAATATCGCTTTTGTAAATGAATTGTCTAAAATATTCAGATTACTAGATATCGATACTAAAGCCGTTTTGGAAGCTGCTGGAACCAAATGGAATTTTATAAATTTCACACCAGGATTGGTGGGTGGGCACTGTATTGGTGTTGACCCTTACTATTTGGCTCAAAAAGCGATTGAATCTGGTTATAATCCGGAAATCATACTTGCTGGTCGAAAAATGAATGATAGTATGGGTGGTTATGTTGCTCAAGAGACCGTGAAACTGATGATTAAAAAAGGGGCACGCATCAAAGATTCTAAGGTGCTTATTCTCGGCATCACATTTAAAGAAAACTGTCCAGATATTAGAAATTCACGTGTGATTGATATCATAAAAGAATTTGAAACCTATAACGTTACAATAGATGTGTATGACCCTTGGGCTTCAAAAGAGGAGGTGCAACACGAGTATAATTTTGAATTGTTAGAGGATGCGTCGAAGTTGCAAACTGACTATGATGCCATCGTTTTAGCCGTATCTCACAAAGAATTTTTAGAGCTAAACTTAAAAGAACTAAAATCGGATATCGGTGTTGTTTTTGATGTCAAATCATTATTACCTAAAGATGCCGTAGACGCCAGATTATGA
- a CDS encoding sugar transferase, with translation MISKQQLLIKRIFDVCFAVVLLPVLVIPIVFLVLMSTIDSGQFGIFSQPRIGQHGTRFNIYKIRTLKAGPHQIGQIYKSATAVGQFLRRTKLNELPQLYNVLKGDMSFVGPRPDVEGFADQLQGDDRIILLLKPGITGPATLKYKNEEVILANQVDPETYNRTIIWADKVEINKKYARNWSFSLDLNIILKTLCS, from the coding sequence GTGATTAGTAAGCAGCAACTCCTAATAAAGCGCATTTTTGATGTCTGCTTTGCTGTAGTGCTGTTGCCAGTGTTAGTTATTCCTATTGTTTTTTTGGTCCTCATGAGTACCATAGATTCAGGGCAATTTGGGATTTTTTCACAACCGCGTATTGGTCAACATGGGACACGTTTTAATATTTATAAGATTAGAACTTTAAAAGCGGGTCCTCATCAAATAGGACAAATTTACAAGAGTGCCACAGCAGTAGGTCAATTTCTGAGACGGACTAAATTGAATGAATTGCCACAACTATATAATGTGCTTAAAGGCGATATGAGTTTTGTGGGCCCAAGACCAGATGTTGAAGGTTTTGCCGATCAATTACAAGGTGATGATCGCATCATTTTGTTACTAAAACCGGGAATAACTGGTCCGGCAACATTAAAATATAAAAACGAAGAAGTTATACTCGCAAATCAAGTGGACCCAGAAACATACAATAGAACGATTATTTGGGCAGATAAGGTTGAAATCAATAAAAAGTACGCGCGAAATTGGAGTTTTTCTTTAGATTTGAATATTATTCTAAAAACACTATGTAGTTGA